A window from Primulina eburnea isolate SZY01 chromosome 2, ASM2296580v1, whole genome shotgun sequence encodes these proteins:
- the LOC140823903 gene encoding uncharacterized protein isoform X1, protein MEIDPVKGTKLRTKLIHVFVAKTFIMRKFIHGSPFIGADFNSDISFDFVSVSVFVFPRISRKVLGSSASIKKLASSIMHPPLTIHRHPMCAEIIEQFQKCHIDHPLGKFFGECTDLKLKLDKCFRQEKALRRKANFEESKKLKERLREYRKENLETRESKAFAQA, encoded by the exons ATGGAAATTGATCCAGTGAAAGGCACGAAATTAAGGACCAAGCTGATACATGTATTTGTCGCCAAAACTTTCATTATGAGAAAATTTATTCATGGCTCACCGTTTATTGGAGCAGACTTTAACTCTGATATTTCCTTTGATTTtgtttctgtttctgtttttgtTTTCCCCAGAATTTCTCGCAAAGTTCTTGGGTCGTCTGCAAGCATAAAGAAGTTGGCAAGTAGCATAATGCATCCTCCTCTAACAATCCACAGGCATCCCATGTGTGCTGAA ATTATCGAACAATTTCAGAAGTGTCACATAGACCATCCTCTTGGGAAGTTTTTTGGTGAATGCACGGACTTGAAATTAAAGCTTGATAAATGTTTCCGTCAAGAA AAAGCTCTGAGACGGAAGGCGAATTTTGAAGAGAGCAAAAAGTTGAAAGAGAGGTTGAGAGAATACAGGAAAGAGAACCTTGAGACGAGAGAATCGAAGGCCTTTGCCCAAGCTTAA
- the LOC140823904 gene encoding protein NRT1/ PTR FAMILY 4.3-like, whose product MENTRKLQEFKGERICEGSGTVDWRGRPSNPNKHGGMKAAAFVLGLQGFEIMGIAAIGNNLITYVINEMHFSLSKSANTVTNFVGTVFILALVGGYLSDSHLGCFWTMLIFGFVELSGFILLSVQAHLPQLKPPQCNMLTDAENCVEAKGFKAFIFFVALYLVALGSGCVKPNMIAHGADQFNIQDNPNQSKKLSKYFNAAYFAFSVGELIALTILVYVQTHSGMDIGFGVSAAAMAMGLLSLICGTLVYRNKPPQGSILTPIAQVIVAATLKRKQICPSDPTMLHGNHSKELTNGGISISDNIGNFHLTQRFRFLNKACIKIQDSNNKKKESAWRLCTVNQVEQVKTLISVIPIFACTIVFNTILAQLQTFSVQQGSKMNTQITKSFHIPPASLQAIPYIMLIFIVPLYDTFFVPFARKITGHEAGITPLQRIGFGLFFATFSMVSAAITEKKRRDSDRTISIFWITPQFLIFGISEMFTAVGLVEFFYKQSVKGMQTFLTATTYCSYSFGFYLSSILVSLVNKVTSHGSSGSGWLSDNDLNKDRLDLFYWLLAGLSFINFFHYLFWARWYSKNQSASGIFLPQENGSNNPKIIGGDDQNDIV is encoded by the exons ATGGAGAACACGAGAAAATTGCAGGAGTTTAAGGGAGAAAGAATTTGTGAAGGGAGTGGTACCGTTGATTGGAGAGGAAGACCTTCAAACCCTAACAAGCATGGTGGAATGAAAGCTGCTGCCTTTGTTCTAG GGCTTCAAGGATTTGAGATAATGGGAATAGCAGCAATTGGGAACAATCTGATAACATATGTGATAAACGAGATGCACTTTTCGCTGTCAAAATCTGCAAACACAGTCACCAATTTCGTAGGAACAGTCTTCATTCTTGCACTTGTTGGTGGCTATCTTTCTGATTCGCATCTTGGTTGCTTCTGGACTATGCTCATCTTTGGCTTTGTTGAACTTTCG GGTTTTATATTACTATCAGTGCAAGCCCATCTTCCCCAACTCAAACCACCACAATGCAACATGTTAACCGATGCCGAAAACTGCGTAGAAGCCAAAGGGTTCAAAGCATTTATATTCTTTGTAGCACTTTATTTGGTGGCATTAGGGAGTGGATGTGTGAAGCCTAACATGATAGCACATGGTGCTGACCAATTCAATATTCAAGATAATCCAAACCAATCCAAGAagttatccaaatatttcaatGCTGCTTATTTTGCATTCTCTGTGGGTGAACTCATAGCCTTAACTATCCTGGTTTATGTCCAAACACACTCCGGGATGGATATTGGATTCGGGGTCTCGGCTGCAGCCATGGCCATGGGATTGCTTAGCTTGATTTGTGGAACACTTGTTTATAGGAACAAGCCTCCTCAGGGCAGCATCTTGACTCCTATCGCACAG GTGATCGTGGCTGCAACTTTAAAGAGAAAGCAAATATGTCCCTCTGATCCTACGATGCTTCATGGAAACCACTCAAAGGAACTAACAAATGGCGGCATCTCCATTTCTGATAATATTGGCAATTTTCATCTCACTCAAAGATTCAG ATTTTTGAACAAGGCCTGCATAAAAATTCAAGATTCAAACAACAAGAAGAAAGAAAGTGCATGGAGACTTTGTACCGTAAACCAAGTAGAGCAAGTCAAAACACTAATTTCAGTGATTCCAATATTTGCATGCACAATTGTTTTCAACACCATCTTAGCACAATTGCAAACGTTCTCAGTGCAACAAGGAAGCAAAATGAACACTCAAATCACGAAATCTTTCCACATCCCTCCGGCTTCCCTCCAAGCCATCCCTTACATCATGTTAATCTTCATCGTCCCTCTATACGACACATTCTTTGTCCCTTTTGCGCGTAAAATCACCGGTCACGAAGCCGGGATCACCCCTTTACAAAGAATAGGGTTCGGCCTGTTTTTCGCGACTTTTTCGATGGTATCAGCTGCCATTACGGAGAAAAAGAGAAGGGACTCAGATAGAACGATATCTATATTTTGGATTACGCCTCAGTTCCTGATATTCGGGATATCAGAAATGTTTACTGCAGTTGGGCTGGTTGAATTCTTCTACAAACAATCAGTGAAAGGGATGCAAACTTTCTTGACAGCTACAACTTATTGCTCATATTCATTTGGATTTTATTTGAGTTCGATACTAGTTTCACTAGTGAATAAGGTGACTTCACATGGCTCTTCTGGTTCGGGATGGCTCAGTGACAATGATCTGAATAAAGATAGATTGGACTTGTTCTATTGGTTGCTTGCAGGTCTAAGTTTCATCAACTTTTTCCACTATCTTTTTTGGGCAAGATGGTATTCTAAAAATCAGTCTGCATCTGGGATATTCTTGCCACAAGAGAATGGTTCCAATAATCCAAAAATTATtggtggagatgatcaaaatgatattgTATGA
- the LOC140823903 gene encoding uncharacterized protein isoform X2: protein MHPPLTIHRHPMCAEIIEQFQKCHIDHPLGKFFGECTDLKLKLDKCFRQEKALRRKANFEESKKLKERLREYRKENLETRESKAFAQA, encoded by the exons ATGCATCCTCCTCTAACAATCCACAGGCATCCCATGTGTGCTGAA ATTATCGAACAATTTCAGAAGTGTCACATAGACCATCCTCTTGGGAAGTTTTTTGGTGAATGCACGGACTTGAAATTAAAGCTTGATAAATGTTTCCGTCAAGAA AAAGCTCTGAGACGGAAGGCGAATTTTGAAGAGAGCAAAAAGTTGAAAGAGAGGTTGAGAGAATACAGGAAAGAGAACCTTGAGACGAGAGAATCGAAGGCCTTTGCCCAAGCTTAA
- the LOC140823902 gene encoding uncharacterized protein At5g08430-like, translating to MKRKGKKKVVNKEDIAESWCFVCKDGGHLRICDYTQCLKSYHPSCVGKDDDSFLESESRWTCDRHKCFLCRRSSYFQCYTCTTALCRYCLPGAEFLQVKGKNGFCDECLKLVLLIEENKGYDSDGEMVDFTDRESCEGLFMEYYVIIKEEEGFQAGDIFAAQGRLKKEDNVKSGSGSEFEEDEEHISDYEDMNYAKKYKQSGEKTKSKRQKSCMQQHGKFDKVDFIGWGSKSLIKFLESIGKSTSQELSQHDVTLMVNEYIKENNLFHPNKKKMVICDVRLQSLFRKKTLNKHRIYDLLEAHFAENKDDSEEDIGNDSENNSAGSLDASKRKRKLGKEEKSQKIELEHVVSESVFASIIVENMKLVYLKRTLLYELLKQPESFEEKVAGSYVRVKTDPYDYSSKCSHQLMQVKGIKLDTGTENNTDIVLQVSYLLKEIHISQLSDDDFSKEECEELRRKMVDGQLERPLVVELEQKARILHSDITKHWVTKELLLLQKLIDRANEKGWRRQLFEYLEKRKKLQTPSEQERLLENVAVVIPDVSEHESNTEEVNVDIHCEEHSPKSILQCNSVVHNDEWQVDKPSGENSHHSHARRLTQITEISTSGKLQQCHTPEPRNVR from the exons GCAATGTCTAAAATCCTATCACCCTTCTTGTGTTGGGAAGGATGATGATTCATTTCTGGAAAGTGAGAGCAGATGGACTTGTG ATCGGCACAAATGCTTTCTCTGCAGGAGGTCTTCCTATTTTCAATGTTACACCTGCACAACTGCCTTGTGCCGTTATTGCCTTCCTGGAGCTGAGTTTTTACAAGTTAAAGGGAAAAACGGGTTCTGCGATGAATGTCTTAAGCTTGTTTTGCTTATTGAAGAAAATAAGGGTTATGATTCTGATGGG GAGATGGTGGACTTTACAGATAGAGAATCTTGTGAGGGTCTATTCATGGAATACTATGTCATCATTAAAGAAGAGGAAGGATTTCAGGCAGGGGATATTTTTGCTGCTCAAGGTCGGCTGAAAAAGGAAGATAACGTGAAATCAGGGTCTGGTTCCGAATTTGAGGAAGACGAAGAACATATATCTGACTATGAGGACATGAATTATGCAAAGAAATACAAACAATCAGGTGAAAAAACAAAATCTAAGAGACAGAAATCCTGCATGCAGCAACACGGGAAATTCGACAAAGTGGACTTTATTGGCTGGGGCTCAAAATCCCTTATTAAGTTCCTAGAATCGATTGGTAAAAGCACTAGCCAAGAACTATCACAGCATGATGTTACGCTCATGGTGAATGAATACATTAAAGAAAACAATCTTTTTCATcctaataaaaagaaaatggtTATTTGCGATGTACGGCTACAATCTCTGTTTAGGAAAAAAACATTAAACAAACACCGAATTTATGATTTGCTGGAGGCCCATTTTGCTGAGAACAAAGATGATTCTGAGGAAGATATTGGAAATGATTCTGAAAACAATAGTGCTGGCAGCTTGGATGCATCTAAAAGGAAAAGAAAGCTCGGTAAGGAAGAAAAATCCCAGAAAATAGAGCTAGAACATGTTGTGTCTGAAAGTGTTTTTGCATCTATTATAGTCGAAAACATGAAACTTGTTTACTTGAAGAGAACCTTGCTATATGAACTACTTAAGCAACCTGAATCATTTGAAGAAAAGGTGGCAGGGAGCTATGTTCGAGTCAAAACAGATCCATACGATTACTCATCAAAATGTTCTCATCAGCTCATGCAAGTCAAAG GTATAAAACTGGATACAGGGACTGAAAACAACACAGATATTGTCCTTCAAGTTTCATATTTGCTAAAAGAAATTCATATAAGTCAGCTTTCGGATGATGATTTTTCAAAG GAAGAATGTGAAGAGTTGAGGAGAAAAATGGTTGATGGCCAGCTCGAGAGGCCTTTGGTG GTGGAACTTGAACAGAAGGCCAGAATTCTTCACAGTGATATAACAAAGCAT TGGGTTACTAAAGAGCTATTGCTGTTGCAAAAACTCATTGATCGTGCGAATGAGAAAGGGTGGAGACGCCA GCTTTTCGAGTACTTGGAGAAGAGGAAGAAACTGCAAACTCCGTCAGAACAGGAACGCCTTCTTGAGAATGTTGCAGTGGTGATTCCTGATGTATCTGAACATGAATCTAATACTGAAGAAGTCAACGTTGACATCCATTGCGAAGAACATTCTCCGAAATCAATTCTACAATGCAATTCAGTGGTTCATAATGATGAATGGCAGGTCGACAAACCTTCAG GAGAAAATTCTCACCACAGTCATGCACGTCGTCTGACTCAAATTACTGAAATATCTACCTCGGGTAAACTTCAACAGTGTCACACACCTGAACCTAGAAATGTGAGATGA
- the LOC140823905 gene encoding cullin-associated NEDD8-dissociated protein 1, translated as MANLTLTGILEKMTGKDKDYRYMATSDLLNELNKEGFKLDVDLEAKLSNIVIQQLDDAAGDVSGLAVKCLVPLVKKIREQQVLEMTNKLCDKLLDGKEQHRDIASIALKTIVGEVPSPSIAQSVLVSISPKLIRGITAPGMSTEIKCECLDIICDVLQKYGNVMASDHEVLLGALLPQLSLNQASVRKKAVSSIASLSSSLSDDLLAKATVEVVRLLKSKATKSEITRTNIQMIGALSRAVGYRFGPHLGDTVPILIGYCNNASENDEELREYSLQALESFLLRCPRDISSYCDQILRLTLEFLSYDPNFTDNMEEDTDEESCVEEEDDESANEYTDDEDVSWKVRRASAKCLAALIVSRPEMLSRLYEEACPKLIDRFKEREENVKMDVFSTFIELLRQTGNVTKGQTDFDQSSPKYLLKQEVPKIIRSVNRQLREKSIKTKVGAFSVLKEVVIVLPDCLADHIGSLTPGIEKALCDKSSTSNLKIEALVFTRLVLASHAPSVFHPYIKAISAPVISAVGERYYKVTAEALRVCGELVRVLRPNFEAYGFDFKPYVHPIYSAIMSRLTNQDQDQEVKECAISCMGLVVFTFGDHVGGELPECLPVLVDRMGNEITRLTAVKAFAVIATSPLHLDLSCVLEHVISELTAFLRKANRALRQATLGTLNTLIVGYGDKIASAAYEVIVVELSTLISDSDLHMAALALELCSTLMADKRSGPNVGLTVRNKVLPQALTLIRSSLLQGQALLALQNFFSSLVSSTNTSFDVLLDSLLSTAKPSAKSGAVAKQALFSIAQCVAVLCLAAGDKNCLSTVNMLTDILKADSSTNSAKQHLALLCLGEIGRRKDLSSQDHIENIVIDSFQSPFEEIKSAASYALGNIAVGNLSKYLPFILDKIDNQQKKQYLLLHSLKEVIVRQSVDKAEFDDSSVEKIINLLFNHCESDEEGVRNVVAECLGKIALIEPGKLVPELKERTLYPAAFTRATAVIAVKYSIVERQEKIDEILYPEISSFLMLIKDTDRHVRRAAVLALSTAAHNKPNLIKGLLPELLPLLYDQTVIKQELIRTVDLGPFKHTVDDGLELRKAAFECVDTLLDSCLDQMNPSSFIVPYLSSGLDDHYDVKMPCHLILSKLAEKCPSAVLAVLDSLVDPLQKTINFRPKQDAVKQEVDRNEDMIRSALRVIASLNRISGDDCSHKFKYLMNEIAKSPTLWEKYSSIRNE; from the exons ATGGCTAACTTAACATTAACTGGGATACTTGAAAAG ATGACGGGAAAGGATAAAGATTACCGATATATGGCGACATCTGATTTGcttaatgaattaaataaagAGGGATTTAAACTAGATGTCGACCTTGAAGCAAAATTGTCTAATATTGTCATACAACAACTGGATGACGCAGCAGGCGATGTTTCCGGATTAGCTGTGAAGTG TCTTGTTCCTTTGGTGAAGAAAATTAGAGAGCAGCAAGTTCTGGAGATGACTAATAAGCTCTGTGATAAATTGCTCGATGGGAAAGAGCAACACCGTGACATTGCTAGTATCGCTTTAAAGACGATTGTTGGGGAAGTTCCTAGCCCATCTATTGCCCAATCTGTTCTTGTATCTATTTCTCCAAAGTTGATTCGAGGAATAACCGCTCCG GGAATGAGTACAGAAATCAAATGTGAATGTCTTGATATTATATGTGATGTTCTTCAAAAATATGGGAATGTAATGGCGTCAGACCATGAAGTCTTGTTAGGTGCATTGTTGCCTCAGTTGAGTTTGAATCAAGCCAGTGTCAGAAAGAAGGCTGTTTCTTCTATTG CGTCTCTCTCTTCAAGCTTGTCTGATGATTTGTTGGCTAAAGCTACTGTTGAAGTTGTTCGGCTTTTGAAAAGTAAGGCCACAAAATCTGAAATTACACGGACAAACATCCAAATGATTGGTGCTTTAAG CCGAGCTGTTGGTTATCGTTTTGGTCCGCACCTAGGAGATACTGTTCCAATACTAATTGGCTACTGTAATAATGCGTCAGAGAATGATGAAGAGCTTAGAGAGTACAGCTTGCAG GCATTGGAGAGCTTTTTGCTGAGATGTCCCAGGGATATATCTTCCTACTGCGACCAAATTTTACGTCTTACTTTGGAATTTCTCAGTTATGATCCTAATTTCACTGATAACATGGAGGAAGACACAGACGAGGAGAGTTGTGTGGAAGAGGAGGATGA TGAGAGTGCTAATGAATACACAGACGATGAAGATGTGAGCTGGAAGGTGCGTCGAGCTTCTGCTAAGTGCTTGGCAGCATTAATTGTTTCTCGTCCTGAGATGCTCTCAAGACTATATGAGGAG GCATGCCCGAAGTTAATTGATAGGTTCAAAGAGAGGGAAGAGAATGTCAAG ATGGATGTCTTCAGTACGTTCATTGAGTTATTAAGACAAACAGGAAATGTTACAAAAGGCCAGACAGATTTTGATCAATCAAG TCCCAAATACCTATTGAAGCAAGAAGTGCCAAAGATAATTCGATCTGTAAATAGACAGCTACGTGAAAAATCTATCAAAACTAAG GTTGGTGCCTTCTCAGTTTTGAAAGAGGTGGTAATTGTTTTACCTGATTGCCTTGCTGACCACATTGGATCTCTTACCCCTGGCATTGAGAAAGCACTTTGT GATAAATCCTCGACCTCAAATTTAAAGATTGAAGCtcttgttttcacaagattagTTTTAGCCTCGCATGCTCCTTCAGTTTTCCATCCCTATATTAAG GCCATTTCTGCTCCTGTTATATCTGCTGTTGGTGAACGGTATTACAAAGTTACAGCCGAGGCATTAAGAGTTTGTGGAGAACTTGTTCGTGTTCTACGACCAAATTTTGAG GCTTATGGTTTTGATTTCAAACCTTATGTCCATCCAATTTATAGTGCTATAATGTCACGCCTAACAAACCAAGATCAAGATCAG GAGGTTAAAGAATGTGCCATTTCTTGTATGGGACTTGTGGTTTTTACATTTGGTGATCATGTTGGGGGAGAATTACCTGAGTGTCTTCCTGTGCTTGTTGATcggatgggtaatgagataacTCGACTTACAGCTGTGAAG GCTTTCGCTGTCATTGCCACTTCTCCACTTCACCTCGACCTATCTTGCGTATTAGAGCATGTAATTTCGGAGTTGACTGCTTTCCTACGAAAG GCTAATCGAGCATTAAGACAAGCGACCTTGGGAACACTAAACACACTAATTGTTGGCTATGGTGATAAAATTGCTTCTGCTGCTTATGAAGTCATAGTAGTTGAACTTTCAACCCTGATAAG CGACTCAGACTTGCATATGGCTGCTCTAGCCCTGGAATTATGCTCTACCTTAATGGCCGACAAAAGATCTGGTCCAAATGTTGGTTTGACCGTCAGAAACAAAGTTCTCCCCCAAGCACTGACTCTAATTAGAAGCTCATTGCTGCAAGGGCAGGCCCTACTG GCTCTGCAAAACTTTTTCAGTTCCCTTGTATCCTCAACAAACACCAGCTTTGATGTCCTGTTAGACTCACTTCTTTCAACTGCAAAACCATCTGCCAAGTCTGGTGCTGTTGCGAAACAGGCTTTGTTTTCCATAGCCCAATGTGTGGCAGTTCTGTGCCTCGCTGCTGGTGATAAGAATTGTTTGTCCACTGTAAATATGCTCACAGATATCTTAAAAGCTGATAGTAGCACCAATTCG GCCAAGCAACATCTTGCTTTGCTGTGTTTGGGGGAGATAGGGAGAAGAAAAGATCTAAGTTCCCAGGACCATATCGAGAATATTGTTATCGACTCCTTCCAATCACCTTTTGAAGAAATAAAATCTGCGGCATCTTATGCTCTTGGAAATATTGCAGTTGGTAATCTTTCAAAGTATCTGCCTTTTATATTGGACAAAATCGATAATCAGCAGAAGAAGCAATATCTATTACTCCATTCTCTGAAAGAG GTCATTGTGAGACAATCTGTTGATAAAGCTGAATTTGATGATTCTAGCGTTGAGAAGATcattaatttactttttaaccACTGTGAAAGTGATGAAGAGGGAGTTCGCAATGTGGTTGCTGAATGTCTGGGAAAAATTGCACTTATTGAACCAGGAAAGCTTGTTCCTGAACTCAAG GAGAGGACTTTATATCCAGCTGCTTTTACTCGAGCAACCGCAGTGATTGCAGTGAAATATTCTATTGTTGAGCGTCAAGAGAAGATAGATGAGATTTTGTACCCTGAGATTTCTTCTTTCTTGATGCTTATCAAGGATACTGACCGG CATGTGAGGCGTGCAGCTGTATTGGCCTTAAGTACTGCGGCTCATAACAAACCGAACTTGATAAAGGGCTTGCTTCCCGAACTATTGCCGCTTCTATATGACCAAACCGTAATTAAG CAAGAATTGATCAGGACAGTCGATCTAGGTCCTTTCAAGCACACTGTTGATGATGGGCTTGAGTTGAGGAAAGCTGCATTTGAATGTGTAGACACTTTGTTGGATAGCTGTCTCGATCAAATGAATCCTTCATCTTTTATCGTCCCATATCTTTCATCTGGTTTAGATG ATCATTATGACGTGAAAATGCCTTGTCATCTCATCCTATCGAAGTTGGCTGAAAAGTGTCCGTCTGCTGTGTTGGCAG TTCTGGATTCTTTGGTGGATCCACTCCAGAAAACTATTAATTTTAGACCTAAGCAAGATGCTGTCAAGCAAGAAGTTGACCGGAATGAAGACATGATCAGGAGTGCCCTCAGGGTAATTGCATCACTGAATCGTATAAG CGGAGATGATTGTAGTCACAAGTTTAAGTATCTTATGAACGAAATAGCCAAGTCCCCAACTCTCTGGGAGAAGTACTCTTCAATCCGAAACGAATGA